The DNA window attgaaaaaatatttaatcaaaatattgacagtcaaattaacaatattgttataaatataatgcattCATTATTTTCTGCTGAAATTACTGGCTGGACAAAGACAACATCAGTTCTAGATAATTTGTtcagaaaaataatttggatatattttaataaaagtatgtcGGATATATCTAagcaagaaatatttacattgctGTGTAAAATTGCATTAACGGAAAAGTTATCACATTTTCATTCTTGTGAGCCTTTTGAAATGTGGCTTAAAAACTTACCTGACATATTATTAGGACagcaattaaatattcaaacagtTAATATTATTCACAAGTTTGCagtaacaaataacaaattatttaattctgttATTAAACCTAAGCTATTGAACATTATAAAGAATCTTCCAaaactagtaataataaatgcTGGTAATAATACAGAGAGTTATCATAAATtgttatcaattttttattgGATAAAGGTATGGGACACAGAGTCTCTAAATTTGTTAGAAAGTCAATTAATGGACAATGTGTACCAACCAGATCatggaaaatacatttttgacacGCTTAGGTTAAGAAGTGgaggaattttataaataaaaacatgaaacactcttattttatttaatcaaacacAAATTCATTTGGGATACAGGCTCTTAGCATACTTTTTAAAACACTTGCATAACAATGCTATGTAACAGTAAGCTAAGCTttagaaatacataaataaaataaagtatttcttcataaagatattatattttaaaataaaggaaatcaataaaattatcacaATATCATCTCAATGAAcacaatgataatatataaaaatattgtagaaacaacttaattacataattaaggAACCATATGTACCGAAGTTATATAACTGCAAATAGccgaagtaaataaataaataaattaatatctattacCATAATATAGCCATTTCATgagtatttattgttaacacATAAGCAATAAGAATCTGGCCTAGAGAAAAATAATGATTGGATGAACGCCATTTAAATTATTGACGTGGACGTAGATTATaaacttattcaaataaaaacgcGAAATAACTAATGTTTTCACTGTGTTTCGTTTGAAtgtgaataaattaaaagattagtctaatttaattacattggaGACTGCACGTAGTTTTGTTATTAATCTGatgcaatgaaaataaaattataatataataaaagatatcgtaaattaattgaaatttttagtaTACTGGTACATACGGACAGCCTCAAGACAAGATTATTTCTAGCATGCTCAGAGACAAAAAGTCCATATTTCTTTCCTATTTAACTATTAGACTATAATCATGATATTCACTTAATGTCTCTCagcaaatatatagataattagaACTAGTCTCCgtctttcaattaatatttattataaatctatattacaaaaaagtcTAAATTTGAGTCATTTATTTTGGCATTTTTtggctaaaattataaattaccaaTTAGTTGATGAaaggtttttttatgtcaataaaactAGTAACGAAAtgtcaaaaatcaaattataaataaagtacaataaatatttattataacatcgattgatgttatgttatattttacatttatttgtattcccATCCCATTTATTATTGGCTGAAGGCGAAAACGAAAtgtttcacatttataacattatcagcttagcaaacattttttttttgagaatgaactcaaattcttataaaaattacataacatgTGCATTACATGCTTAGAAATGTCCTTTGATAATTGCACGTGCCTGATGTACCGTAAAAGGTTAAGTTAAGTATTTGGGCAAGCTTCATAGCTTAGCtatgtttatacaatttaaaggtATTCTAAGTTGGTAACTTTAGTTTTCTAAGTCGTAAAGCATTATTGCACAAGAGAGTAATACTCGATTTAACGTATCTATCTACAATAGCTGTCATCGCGCAGGAGCTATGAACTTAATTTAGCATTGTCATTCGATTTGCCTGTAGCCTAGTGTAGCCATGCGGTGGACCTttactgttaaattaaaattatttaatttttgatcttTCATTAATACTGAATCCTGGCAATAAAGCCAAAATGGTCACAGCTTCAACAGGTAAGTCTACAAACTACAATTTAAtcatatgataattaataaatagtttatttagatatttattaattatatatatagatatatatattatatttaaacattaatatataacaaattatagaaGGCATACAAAATCAACGTAACTGGCGTGGAGTCTTAAAATGATATGTAAATGACatgattatttcattttcaaaatcTAGAATTAGACTGAGTCTTATACCGAACTTCTGCATCACATTTTGATgtgtgaattaaatttaatggaatCAACGAATAGCAAATATTTCTAGAGAATGCAGGCAAgtgttcaaataaatacatatttagattATTTCGAGACTATCTACATTATTATAGCAAGTTAACACGAAGGACTACGCGAAACTATATCATAgtttttactgtattttttttaaatatatcttgtttTAGCAAACGCggatagtttttaataaataatatttgcacgGTTTTATAATAATGCCTATATGGATACAATTCGATCTATTGTGTTTTCCTTTTATTAGACTTTTTTGCGCGAGGTATTGTAGCAGAGGACGACAGCAttgcctgaaaataaaaaataaataaattcaaaactaatTCAGAAAAAGCATAAGCGGATCCCATTGTCAACGacatttaagtttaataaaattagatgtcatttaaataattactacaaataatagttgttattagtatagacaaacataaataaacaataatacacACAGATAACAAATATAGTCTAAAATAGGAATAAAACACCCACAACACgcataagcaaataaaaagtaaaatataaccaACAATatactaacatatttatatttcataaaggactttgttaaaaaaatattgaacacaTCGGGTTAGTTGGGTAGGTattctttattgaatttatttaaaactataattttatcatgCAAACTGAACACACAAacaactaaaaaataaacatactgtTCGATGCTGTGCCTCAGTATCAGAAATGGATTCGGATATAGGATCGACAATTACACATCAGTGCATTTTGATGTGGTCGGTATTTCTTCGTGTAAGGAAACGAGTTTGTACTCAGGATGATTTTCTAACTTTTCATTAATAACTTTTTGTAGAGCGTCACTCTTTTCTAGAATATCATTTGGAGCTTTTTCACCACTAGCGTCGTCTTCGAATGATGCTTGTGTAATTTCAATTTGaggaatttcatttttatagctATGTGTATTTAAGTCAGGACAACTTTGGAATTCGTCATTGATATTTTCAATAGACGATTTCCTACTGATATCTGACAAATTTGTGTCAGTTATTGATTTATCGTCAGTTTTATGCCAAAACACTAATTTACTTGGTAGTTGAAATAGTTTTCCTAAAGCTGAGCTTCCTTTAGAAACTTTTGCAGGAGAGATAGATTTGCGACTTCTTTCTTTGTCAGGCTCAGAATCCTCATTAAGTTCAAGACTAAAttcttgtgatttttttataatatcatccACTACTTCGTTTGCAATAGAAAATTGAGCATTTATAGTTTCCAGGCTCTCATTTTCTTTTTCAAGAATATTtggattaatattaattaaactatccTCACTATTTGGCGCAGTTTTAGAGTGTAATTCCTCTCCTTCAAGCTCGTTTGCTTTTGGTGGAAGAGGAGCTTTACTTTTCCCATATTtgccttttattaattttctgctACTTTTAGGTGTTGATATGGGTGTTTCAAACGATGCTTCTTCGTCACTCTCTATTTTTTCGCCGTCATTTGGTGATGTATCAAAGAAACTTGAATCAGTTACTTCTTCAGAGACATTGCCAACTGATGCTTGCGCATCAATAGACGATGTGTTTGTATTGTCAATAGTATGAATAAAGTTATTATctgatttacaatttttattaatatcattggATAATTGATTATCTTCATATTCTTTcgtattattactattactagGCTTACTATCAATATCGATAGGAATGTCTGTGTTCGAGTCTTTTTTTACAGTTTCTTCTGTTTGTTTAGATCTATCAATGCTTTCATTCTCTGGATAATTGTTTACTGACGACGTTTGAGTCTCCACAGTGGCTTCTGTTTGGTCCCGTTTATCTGAATTACCATTGTGGTTGTTAGAGTTATTGCTCAATGGATAATTACCTAgtacttgtataattttaaccTGGTCTTCGACATATTGGTATATAAACGGAGGATCGGTGTGGGATAAGAAGAGGGGAGACGAAAAATTAACGAGAGGGGGCATATTTGTATAATCTATACTATCGTCGTCGTGGTGCTCCTCGATGATAACTTGAttatcctttaaataaaaattactacgTCTGAATCAAGAGAAGTAAAATAAACGAACataaatgatgaaaaatatatagaataaataaataaatgcatcaAACAGTCTTATTGTAATACTGCACACcactattatataaatcaagcaatAATTTGGAACATTAAACACTACCATTTATAAATTACGATATTAAAAGCccatctatataattattttataattttattgtaatatatttttaatatgaggtATTTAGGGTGTGTACAAATATATTGTCGATATTTTGCATTTAAGTGCAATATTCTACTCCAATAATCTCTATACTATATCATGTGTTATAGTTATGTATTTTGTTACATTAACCATGGCATAGGAACCAATTCATCCTATTATTACATtgggaattatataaaatgtatatatagttttgttaatACAATACGAACCATTACCAGCACCAAACCTACCCTGATTGAGCAATCAATTATTCATCTTCAACCTACtttcatttcttttaatatagcAAACATTCAtctaattaatcaaatattgttaCAATAGCGTATGATATTAAAATGGTGATAATATATGGACGCACTTGAATTGCTATATGAAATTCGTCCTCTTAAAAttaggaaattaaaattaaaaagctaaTCACGAATAAGACAAATCACGCTCAATTGGTATAACCATATTCAATAGGTAAGGTTAATCATATAACCTTAAATGGTAtagttaacataaattattttattttaaaaactattttaaaaatggccAGTTCCCATATGAAGACCTGTACTGGTAAACTAAAACGAATCGAAACTTCGATTTCAGTTAAAACTCTGCGTCGGAACGGgtgtaaaattaaaaccaattcGTCCCGATACAGGAACCGGACACGAGTCTTCCAACCACCGAGGGCAGCTCACGATCAAAGCGTGTCGTGTTTCAAGTGCGTCCTAAGcgagcgcggcgggcggcgtTACCAGACCTCGGCGGCGGGCGGGCGCTTGATGGCGGTGACGGCCGTGCGCgaggcgcgcgcgcgccgccccgcGCCGCCCACGGACGACGTGCGCGTCAGCGACGACGAGTTCTCCGCGCTCGAGTAGCCCGAGCTGATGTCCTCCGTCGACTTTATGTGGCTGGGGGACACGGGGAGTTACTGTTTATTCTCATTTTAATAATCCCATTTTACGATGGTAGGAATGATTTACTAACTGGCCGATGCCCGACACCGTTGAAGAGATAGAGAAGGA is part of the Vanessa atalanta chromosome 10, ilVanAtal1.2, whole genome shotgun sequence genome and encodes:
- the LOC125067025 gene encoding hybrid signal transduction histidine kinase D-like isoform X3, which encodes MKGGGGLVQQLRKSYSLSDLSECEPREERAADEADDVLAEPRLIRRSVKSGYATRRSASESNSRSPMYFPEVDVDVRPARGRMDEPDFSHIKSTEDISSGYSSAENSSSLTRTSSVGGAGRRARASRTAVTAIKRPPAAEDNQVIIEEHHDDDSIDYTNMPPLVNFSSPLFLSHTDPPFIYQYVEDQVKIIQVLGNYPLSNNSNNHNGNSDKRDQTEATVETQTSSVNNYPENESIDRSKQTEETVKKDSNTDIPIDIDSKPSNSNNTKEYEDNQLSNDINKNCKSDNNFIHTIDNTNTSSIDAQASVGNVSEEVTDSSFFDTSPNDGEKIESDEEASFETPISTPKSSRKLIKGKYGKSKAPLPPKANELEGEELHSKTAPNSEDSLININPNILEKENESLETINAQFSIANEVVDDIIKKSQEFSLELNEDSEPDKERSRKSISPAKVSKGSSALGKLFQLPSKLVFWHKTDDKSITDTNLSDISRKSSIENINDEFQSCPDLNTHSYKNEIPQIEITQASFEDDASGEKAPNDILEKSDALQKVINEKLENHPEYKLVSLHEEIPTTSKCTDV
- the LOC125067025 gene encoding uncharacterized protein LOC125067025 isoform X2; this encodes MISSIISRLVILVFGTLYPAYASYKAVRTKNLKEYVKWMMYWIVFALFTCTETFTDVFLSWFPFYYEVKIVLVLWLLSPATKGSSILYRKFVHPALCRREQEIDEYIAKAKDQGYHTVLNLGTKGVNYATTVIMQTAIKGGGGLVQQLRKSYSLSDLSECEPREERAADEADDVLAEPRLIRRSVKSGYATRRSASESNSRSPMYFPEVDVDVRPARGRMDEPDFSHIKSTEDISSGYSSAENSSSLTRTSSVGGAGRRARASRTAVTAIKRPPAAEDNQVIIEEHHDDDSIDYTNMPPLVNFSSPLFLSHTDPPFIYQYVEDQVKIIQVLGNYPLSNNSNNHNGNSDKRDQTEATVETQTSSVNNYPENESIDRSKQTEETVKKDSNTDIPIDIDSKPSNSNNTKEYEDNQLSNDINKNCKSDNNFIHTIDNTNTSSIDAQASVGNVSEEVTDSSFFDTSPNDGEKIESDEEASFETPISTPKSSRKLIKGKYGKSKAPLPPKANELEGEELHSKTAPNSEDSLININPNILEKENESLETINAQFSIANEVVDDIIKKSQEFSLELNEDSEPDKERSRKSISPAKVSKGSSALGKLFQLPSKLVFWHKTDDKSITDTNLSDISRKSSIENINDEFQSCPDLNTHSYKNEIPQIEITQASFEDDASGEKAPNDILEKSDALQKVINEKLENHPEYKLVSLHEEIPTTSKCTDV
- the LOC125067025 gene encoding uncharacterized protein LOC125067025 isoform X1 — protein: MEAGRARNRDDNPGLPTLSLGLSSVRHIVTKLEAEYARAVTSNVYKSEIVKYNPCTEHSNDYYDFAFDPKVHLLNRFVVNLGVALSKCIPSVTLANFGFIAVTTGLFAPRMISYLVVYPFCRLVFGTLYPAYASYKAVRTKNLKEYVKWMMYWIVFALFTCTETFTDVFLSWFPFYYEVKIVLVLWLLSPATKGSSILYRKFVHPALCRREQEIDEYIAKAKDQGYHTVLNLGTKGVNYATTVIMQTAIKGGGGLVQQLRKSYSLSDLSECEPREERAADEADDVLAEPRLIRRSVKSGYATRRSASESNSRSPMYFPEVDVDVRPARGRMDEPDFSHIKSTEDISSGYSSAENSSSLTRTSSVGGAGRRARASRTAVTAIKRPPAAEDNQVIIEEHHDDDSIDYTNMPPLVNFSSPLFLSHTDPPFIYQYVEDQVKIIQVLGNYPLSNNSNNHNGNSDKRDQTEATVETQTSSVNNYPENESIDRSKQTEETVKKDSNTDIPIDIDSKPSNSNNTKEYEDNQLSNDINKNCKSDNNFIHTIDNTNTSSIDAQASVGNVSEEVTDSSFFDTSPNDGEKIESDEEASFETPISTPKSSRKLIKGKYGKSKAPLPPKANELEGEELHSKTAPNSEDSLININPNILEKENESLETINAQFSIANEVVDDIIKKSQEFSLELNEDSEPDKERSRKSISPAKVSKGSSALGKLFQLPSKLVFWHKTDDKSITDTNLSDISRKSSIENINDEFQSCPDLNTHSYKNEIPQIEITQASFEDDASGEKAPNDILEKSDALQKVINEKLENHPEYKLVSLHEEIPTTSKCTDV